Proteins from one Methanococcus maripaludis C5 genomic window:
- a CDS encoding chorismate pyruvate-lyase family protein: protein MNDSYIKPHIVIGDLSKIHGLINEEKILLGTDGSITNLLEILFGNEVVVETLHQEIMDNVNYRAVLLGVNGIPLIYATSETPLESIDEIQIREKIRKDLLSADIPIGKILKIHNLETRREIVEIEVKEVPDSVITKLNPKRSKIPQRTYNIIHKNKVIMTITEMFNLEDHI from the coding sequence ATGAATGATAGTTATATAAAGCCCCATATCGTCATAGGGGACCTTTCGAAAATACATGGGTTAATAAACGAAGAAAAAATCCTTTTAGGGACCGACGGAAGTATTACAAACCTTTTGGAAATTCTTTTCGGCAATGAAGTTGTTGTGGAAACACTCCATCAAGAAATAATGGATAATGTAAATTATAGGGCAGTATTGCTCGGAGTAAATGGAATTCCCCTAATCTATGCAACTTCAGAAACACCGCTTGAAAGCATAGATGAGATACAAATACGCGAAAAAATAAGAAAAGACCTTCTTTCAGCAGACATCCCGATTGGAAAAATTTTAAAGATCCACAATTTGGAAACAAGGCGAGAAATCGTCGAAATAGAAGTAAAAGAAGTTCCAGATTCGGTTATAACTAAATTGAATCCGAAAAGAAGTAAAATTCCCCAAAGAACCTATAATATAATCCACAAAAACAAGGTAATTATGACGATAACTGAAATGTTTAATCTTGAAGATCACATTTAA
- the serB gene encoding phosphoserine phosphatase SerB: MTNNSVKKLILFDLDSTLADCEVIDEIAKFAGVESEIKKITEEAMKGKIKFEESLKRRVKFLKGIPVEKLDEFAKKIPIMNGAHELIGELKKQGYVTAVVSGGFDFGAEHVKKVLGLDYSYSNTLLSENGILTGEVIGPVMGETAKGDILKEIAANENISLENTVVVGDGANDVSMFERAGFKIAFCAKEILRSKADICIDKKDLKEILNYLN; this comes from the coding sequence ATGACAAATAATTCAGTAAAAAAACTTATTTTATTTGATTTAGATAGCACACTTGCAGATTGCGAAGTCATTGACGAAATTGCAAAGTTTGCAGGTGTTGAATCGGAAATTAAAAAAATAACTGAAGAAGCGATGAAAGGTAAAATAAAGTTTGAAGAATCGCTAAAACGACGGGTAAAATTTTTAAAAGGAATTCCTGTTGAAAAACTTGATGAATTTGCAAAAAAAATTCCCATAATGAATGGTGCACATGAATTAATAGGAGAACTTAAAAAACAAGGATATGTTACAGCCGTTGTCAGTGGAGGATTTGATTTTGGGGCCGAACATGTCAAAAAAGTGCTGGGACTTGATTACTCTTATTCAAATACTCTTTTATCTGAAAATGGAATTCTTACTGGCGAAGTTATTGGCCCAGTAATGGGCGAGACTGCAAAAGGGGATATTTTAAAAGAAATTGCAGCAAATGAAAACATTTCTCTTGAAAACACGGTCGTAGTTGGGGACGGGGCAAACGACGTAAGTATGTTTGAGAGAGCAGGCTTTAAAATAGCTTTTTGTGCAAAAGAAATTTTGAGATCGAAGGCAGATATATGCATCGACAAAAAGGACTTAAAAGAAATATTGAACTACCTTAACTAA
- the purC gene encoding phosphoribosylaminoimidazolesuccinocarboxamide synthase: MSYDISKITAKEPIYAGKAKSIYKIEENEKEVLVEFRDDITAGNGAKHDVKSGKGYLNTLISNELFKILEQNNVPTHLIEYIEPNHMIAKNVKIIPLEVIVRNIAAGSLCKKYPFEQGQVLKTAVTQFDYKNDDYGDPMLNNEITIELGLATEEELVEIKKLALKVNDVLKGFFDEKGIILVDFKIEVGKTVDGDIVVADEISPDTMRLWDKETKDVLDKDVFRKDLGDVLEKYKTVAKRIGCLK, translated from the coding sequence ATGTCATATGATATTTCAAAAATAACTGCAAAAGAGCCTATTTACGCTGGAAAAGCAAAATCAATCTACAAAATCGAAGAAAACGAAAAAGAAGTTTTGGTTGAATTCAGAGACGATATAACTGCTGGAAACGGTGCAAAACACGACGTAAAATCTGGAAAAGGATATTTAAACACCTTAATTTCAAACGAACTTTTCAAAATACTCGAACAAAATAACGTTCCAACACACCTTATCGAGTACATCGAGCCAAACCACATGATTGCAAAGAACGTTAAGATAATTCCTTTGGAAGTAATTGTAAGAAACATTGCTGCAGGAAGCCTCTGTAAAAAATATCCATTCGAACAGGGACAGGTATTAAAAACAGCAGTTACACAGTTTGATTACAAAAATGACGACTACGGAGACCCAATGTTGAACAATGAAATTACAATTGAACTTGGTCTTGCAACCGAAGAAGAATTAGTTGAAATTAAAAAACTCGCTTTAAAAGTGAACGACGTTTTAAAAGGATTTTTCGATGAAAAAGGAATAATTTTAGTTGATTTTAAAATCGAAGTTGGAAAAACCGTTGATGGTGACATTGTTGTTGCTGACGAAATTAGCCCCGATACAATGAGACTTTGGGACAAAGAAACAAAAGACGTTCTTGATAAGGATGTATTTAGAAAAGATTTAGGCGATGTTTTGGAAAAATACAAAACCGTTGCTAAAAGAATCGGATGTTTAAAATAA
- a CDS encoding 3-isopropylmalate dehydrogenase produces MHKICVIEGDGIGKEVVPAAVEVLKATGIEFEFNYALAGDEVFEKTGVALPEETINAAKTADAVLFGAAGETAADVIVKLRKILDTYANIRPVKSYNGINCLKTGIDYIIVRENTEGLYKGIESEITEGVTVATRVITKEASERIFKHAFEMAKDRKSTGKEVKVTCAHKANVLKITDGLFKKTFYEVSKDYEDIKTEDFYVDAMNMYIISRPETFDIVVTSNLFGDILSDGAVGMVGGLGMAPSGNVGDDYGLFEPIHGSAPDIAGKGLANPTATILTAVMMLRYLKENGAADKVEKALEEVLSLGLTTPDLGGTLSTSEMGQEVAKRV; encoded by the coding sequence ATGCATAAAATCTGCGTAATTGAAGGCGACGGGATCGGGAAAGAAGTGGTTCCGGCTGCTGTAGAAGTTTTAAAAGCTACTGGTATCGAATTTGAATTTAACTACGCTTTAGCAGGCGACGAAGTATTTGAAAAAACTGGAGTGGCACTTCCAGAAGAAACAATCAACGCTGCAAAAACTGCGGATGCAGTGTTATTTGGTGCTGCTGGAGAAACTGCTGCTGATGTTATTGTAAAATTAAGAAAAATATTGGATACTTATGCAAATATTAGGCCCGTAAAATCCTACAATGGAATAAACTGCCTTAAAACGGGTATTGATTACATAATTGTAAGGGAAAATACAGAAGGCCTTTACAAAGGAATCGAATCTGAAATTACTGAAGGGGTTACTGTAGCAACAAGGGTTATTACAAAAGAAGCTTCTGAAAGGATATTCAAACATGCATTCGAAATGGCGAAAGACAGGAAATCAACTGGAAAAGAAGTAAAAGTTACCTGTGCACACAAAGCAAACGTTTTAAAAATTACTGATGGATTATTTAAGAAAACATTCTACGAAGTTTCAAAAGATTACGAAGATATCAAAACTGAAGACTTTTATGTGGACGCAATGAATATGTACATAATTTCAAGACCCGAAACTTTTGATATTGTAGTTACATCTAACTTATTTGGTGACATATTGTCAGACGGCGCAGTAGGGATGGTCGGAGGACTCGGAATGGCTCCGTCAGGAAATGTTGGTGACGATTACGGCCTTTTTGAACCTATTCACGGATCAGCTCCAGACATTGCAGGAAAAGGCCTCGCAAACCCAACTGCAACAATACTGACTGCGGTAATGATGTTAAGATACTTAAAAGAAAATGGGGCTGCTGACAAAGTTGAAAAAGCTCTCGAAGAAGTTTTAAGTCTTGGATTGACAACACCTGATCTTGGCGGTACCCTTTCAACAAGTGAAATGGGCCAAGAAGTCGCAAAAAGAGTATAA